The genomic region CGTCCCGCACCCAGTTCCCCTCTCTCCAGAGGTTCGGAACTATTAAAACAACTTAACTTTCAAGAAAACTCAGCAGAAAATGAGTTATAGAACAAAAGCAGGAGGAAAAATTTTTACTCCCATAGAATCGACCGGGATGCTAATGGCAGTATCAATGTCTTCTTGAAAACAATCTCTGGCAATTAGCCAGAGCCAGGTAAGATAGCACCTAATACACAGTATTACTAGGTTTTACCAGTAATTACCGGGTTAAAGACTATCTGTTCGCAGTCCATTTCAACTTCTTCGTAAAACCGTAGAAAATATCCCGCGCTTATGCAACCCATTCGTACCTTTAATGTTTCTCCGTCCTTACCGGAAAAACTCGAACCCTTACGCAAACTCGCTTATAACCTTCACTGGGATTGGAACGTCGAAACCAAAGACCTGTTTCGCCGACTCGATCGCGACTTGTGGGAATCGAGCCGCCACAACCCCGTCTTAATGCTCGGAACCATCTCCCAAGCGCGCTTGCAAGAAGTCTCCGAAGACGAAGGCTTCCTCGCGCAAGTCGAACGGGCCGCCCTTCAACTCGAAGACTACCTGCGCGAACGAACCTGGTACGCCAAACACCGCGACCCCGACAAACAATCCCAAGACTGCTACGCCTACTTTTCCGCCGAATTCGGCTTGACCGACTGCCTCCCGATCTATTCCGGAGGTTTGGGCGTCCTCGCAGGCGACCACCTCAAATCGGCGAGCGATCGCGGTTTGCCCCTCGTCGGCGTCGGTTTACTCTATCAAGAAGGCTACTTCAGCCAGTATCTCAACGCCGACGGCTGGCAACAAGAGCGCTACCCGATCAACGACTTCTACAACATGCCGTTGCACCTCGAACGCGACGCTAACGGTAACGAACTGCGGATCGCCGTAGACTACCCCGGACGCCAGGTTTACGCCCGCGTCTGGCGCGTCCAAGTGGGAACGGTGCCGCTTTACATGCTCGATACCAACATCGAACCGAACAATCCCTACGATCACGACATCACCGACGAACTCTACGGCGGCGATCTCGATATGAGAATGCACCAAGAGATCATGCTCGGGATTGGCGGGGTCAAAATGCTCGAAGCCCTCGGACTCAAACCGACGGTCTACCACATGAACGAGGGACATTCCGCTTTTTTAACGTTAGAGCGGATCCGCCATTTAATGGAAAACGACGGTTTGAGTTTCCACGAAGCGAAAGAAGTCGTCAACGCCAGCAGTATTTTTACCACCCATACCCCCGTCCCTGCCGGATTTGATATGTTTCCGGCGGACAAAATCATGTACTATCTCGGTCACTACGCCGAGAAATTGCACCTCTCTCGGGAGGAATTTTTAGCCCTGGGTCGGGAAAATACCGGGGATCTCGAATCGCCGTTTAGTATGGCGACCTTGGCGATTAAAATGGCGAGTTTTGTCAACGGGGTGTCCAAACTGCACGGGGACGTGTCGCAGAGGTTATTTAAAAACTTGTGGCCCGCCTTACCTGCGGGGGAAGTCCCGATTACGGCGATTACGAATGGGGTTCACGCGCGCAGTTGCGTGGCGAAGTTCACCCAAGAACTGTACGATCGCTATCTCGGACCGAAATGGTCTACGACTCCGGCGCACAATCCTTTGTGGGATCGGGTCAGTTCGATTCCCGATGACGAACTGTGGAGGGCGCAAGAGCGGTGTCGGTCCGAGTTGGTGGTGTTCGTGCGCGATCGCCTCGAAAAATATTTGCGCGATCGCGGCGGATCCTTGAGCGAACTGTCCCAAGCCCAAGAAGTCCTCGATCCGAGCGTGTTAACTATCGGTTTCGCCCGTCGTTTCGCCACTTACAAACGCGCGACCTTGTTCATGCGCGATTTAGACCGGATCAAACGGATTTTGTTCGACCTGCACAGCGATCGCCTCAAAGGCGGAATGCTCAGTCCTAAAAAACGGATGGTTCAGTTCGTGATCGCCGGGAAAGCTCACCCGAAAGATATTCCCGGAAAAGAAATGATCCGCCACATCGTCCACTTCATTCGGGAACAGAAGTGCGAGAAAAATATCGTTTTTATTCCCGATTACGATATCAATGTCGCCCGCATGATGGTCTCTGGCTGCGATGTCTGGCTCAATACCCCGCGCCGTCCTCGCGAAGCCTCCGGAACCAGTGGCATGAAAGCGGCGATGAATGGAGTGCTCAACCTGAGCATTCTCGATGGCTGGTGGAACGAAGCGGACTACGTGCGGACGGGATGGCCCATCGGTCAGGGGGAAATGTACGACGATCCGGACTATCAAGATGAGGTGGAAGCCAACGCCCTCTACGATTTACTCGAAAAGGAAGTGGTTCCCTTATTCTACGATCGCGACGAAGAAGGCATCCCGCGCCGATGGGTGGCGAAGATGAAGCAGGCGATCCGGCTCAATTGCCCGCAGTTTAACACCGCGCGCATGGTCAGCGACTACGCGACTTACGGCTATTTCCCGGCGAGCGATCGCTACTACCAAACCATCGAGAACCACTACCAACCCGCGAAAGAACTGGCCCACTGGAAGCAACACCTGTTCGATCGCTGGTACGATATCAAGATCGAAACGGTCGATATTTCCGCCCCTGCAGATATCCAGGTCAACGAGGATATCGCCGTCAAAGCACAAATTCACCTCGCCGGACTGAAGCCGGAAGATGTGGAAGTGCAAGTGTATAAAGGGCCGATGGATGCGGACGGCAATATTGTCGATGGGGTGCCGATGACCATGGAATATCAGGGAAGTGGCGCCAACGGTCGCAGTATTTATACGGCCAATATTGCTTATTCGTCTTCGGGTTTACAAGGCTTATCCCTGCGGATTTTACCGCAGCATCCTTACTTGAGTAGTCCGTTTCAACCCGGATTACAGGTGATTTGGGCGAATTCCTAACTGCCAATTGCGGGGCGTAGATTCTGCGCCCCCTTTTGAAGTTCGATCGATTTTTGTTAAAAATCAAAACAAGAGCGGCGATCGGCTGAAGCGATCGCTGCGATCGATGTTTAAAAACATATTGTTATTTAAACTAAATTGACTAATTGTTAATCTCTGAAGTTGCAATCCGGATCGATCGGGTTTGCAGTAGAAAAGCGATCGTGAATTTCAAAAAATCAATCAGAATTGCACGAGATCGCCATGACTTACCAACAACATTTAACCAACAATTCTAATCCCGATATTCATAAGCTTGACTCTAGCTTACAAGTAATTCACGAAGATATTCAGCAACAAAACTTGGTTTTGGAAAAAATCTTAGAAGAGTCTAGTGGAGGTGGGATATGGTCAAAAAATACCCTTTTTTATATTTTGCTTCCTGCTTTTATCGGTGCGATTTTTGGGGTATTAATTGCCGCTTGTGGTGTGTTTGCGCCAGAACCTATCGAAGCAGATAAACCCACACCCGCTTTAGATCGGACAACACAAAAAGTTGTTTTTGGTGCGCTCTCCTGTACGGGTTCTTCTATTCTAACCCTGTGTTTGTTAGGGGCGCCCAGCCATAACGCTCAAAAGAGAAAAACTTTAGCCCTTTCATTTTTTGGTTCTTTGTTCTTTTTCTTTCCCCAACAAAGCTTAGCGACTTTAACAACTATTTCAGAAGCATTCCAAAGACAACAGTCTAAAAATAATCAATTAGCCGAGCAACTTTCTACGGTTCAGGATAAAAAAATTCAAGCTTTACGAGCAACTTTGCAGGCTAGTGGATCGCCACCTCCCGAAATCAAAGAGGATGTTGCTGAAGTTTTAGACACCAACATTACTTTGATTGGGAATGCTGAAGTTGCTACATTACAACAGCAACCATCTTCACAAACGATAGAATTGCTAGAGGAAAATCCCGAATTATTACAAGACCCGGAAATTAAAAGAAAATCGATCCAATTAGGACAAGAATTGCAACGGCAAATTGAAGCAGTCAATCCTCAGGAAAGTTCGGATCCTATTCCAACGTCGAACGATCGCGAATTATTACAAGAACTTACGGATTTAGACGAAAAATATTCTCAAGAATCGGTCAATTGACGATCGCCGGAATCACGATATAACCGGAGTCGCGATCGCCGAAAACCCAGGTACGATCGCGCCCCCAGTACCACCAGTAGGCGCCGATATACGCACAAAGCAACGCATCTAAGCGGTCTTCTAAGGCTTTGAGCTGTTTTCCTTTAAACGATTCGACCTCGGCATTAAAATCGGCGGTTTTGAGGCGGAGTAAATCGCAGTCGGTGTCTAAAGACAAACGCGGTTCTAACTGAGGCAGGCGATCGACTATATATTGACGCAATTTCATTAATTCCGGCTTGCGATCGCCTAATTTTCCCTTTTTATACTTTAAAATGCGTTCCAATCCAAATAAGGCGATCGTCGCCGGATGGGGAAACACTTCAATTTGATAGCGACCCGGTTTTTTGGGCTCGATTTGCGCCGCATGAGCAAAACCGCACGCTTCCAAACGACAGCCAAATCCGACCGTTCGCGCCGCAAAACGACTGTTGAGATTCGCCGGATAGCACCCGGCGTGATAGCGTCCGAAATACTTGTGCGTTAGTTTATCCGCTTCTCTCATTCTCGTCGCATTGGGAATCACCGTCGGCGCGTCCACGGCGACTAAAGCAGTTTGCGGACGGGGGGCGATCGCCTCGATCCAGGCGAAAATATCGTCAAGATCGAGCTGGCACTCTGACGAGTCCAAATAGAGGCGATCGCTTCGCCAAACCAAGCAACACAAGCCGCTTTCGCCGGAACTCCACCCCAAATCGACCCCCAGAAATTTCATCGTGCGATCGCGCCAACCCAATTCGCCACTTCCCCCTATCTCCCTCGGGAAAAGGCGATCGCGCGCGCCAATTGTTCGGGACTGTGAGAACCGATTAAAATTCGCTCGCCGTTGGCCAATTCTAACTGAACCCCGCGATTGCCACTGACATTGTACGCTTTCCCCGTCGGACTGTGACGGATGCCCCATCCCCCATATTCCCGTAAAGGATGGTAGGTTTTGACTTCCGCTTTGACGATATTTTCAAAAGGAATTTTAATGCGAGAAAACAGCAACGGATAAAAACTCAGATATAAACCATCACTGCGAATTTCAGTAATTAATTTAGTCGTGTAAAACAGAATCGGGAAAATAACGCCAAAGATAATCCCGAATAAAATCAGAATAATATGGACGACGAGGGTATCTTCCGAGTTGGAATCCAACACAAACGGGATCGCAGCAACATAAAGGGCCGCCAGAGAACTGCACGACAGTACCACCCAAATCCAAGGCTGACGAAACTGTTGCACTTCTCGAAACATGAGGGTTGCATCGATGTCATCGGTAATGCTGACTTCCGACGACATCGGTTTAGAGCGCAGTTTATCCACCACGGTCTCCTGATTCGATAAGGGGAAAAGTCGCGATCGCGTATCGGGATCGTTTCGGACGATCGAGCCAACGAATCTACGGCAACAAAGCAACGGGCTCGCTGTCTAAAACAACCCCCGCTCCTCAATCGTATCACTCCCCCGAGGGCGATCGCCCCCAATATGGCATCAAAAATCAGTCCTCTGCAAGCCGGGAGGCAATTGGGTGAGGGGCGAAGATTTGTTAAGATGTCCGATTGTATGTCCTTTGGCGTGCATTTCGACAAACGCTTTGAGAATCTTCCTCAGCACCCAGGAATGTTCTCCAGCCAAGTTCCTTGTCCTGTCAAAAAAATTTGTAACGGCAACCTATGGGTAAGCAGCGTATTCTTTCAGGAGTCCAACCCACTGGCAATCTGCATCTCGGTAACTATTTGGGTGCGATCCGCAATTGGGTAGAAGCGCAGAGTCAGTATGAAAATTTCTTCTGTGTCGTCGATTTACACGCGATTACGGTTCCGCACAACCGCGCTACTCTGGCACAAGATACGTACACGATCGCGGCGTTGTATTTAGCTTGTGGCATTGACTTAGATCGTGCCACGATTTTTATTCAGTCGCACGTTCGCGCCCATACCGAATTGACCTGGCTGCTCAATTGCATCACCCCGTTAAACTGGCTCCAAGACATGATCCAGTTTAAGGAAAAAGCGGTGCGTCAGGGGGAAAATGTCAGCGCCGGATTGTTAGATTATCCAGTATTAATGGCGGCGGATATTTTGCTTTACGAAGCCGATAAAGTCCCCGTCGGCGAAGATCAAAAACAACATTTGGAACTGACCCGGGATATCGCCGCTCGATTTAACCATCAGTTTGGGAAAGATGACGAACCCGTCCTCAAAGTCCCCGAACCGTTAATTCGCAAAGAAGGGGCGCGGGTGATGAGTTTGACCGACGGTACCAATAAGATGTCAAAATCGGATCCGTCGGATATGAGCCGGATTAATCTGCTCGATCCGCCGGATGCGATCGCCAAAAAGATCAAGCGCTGCAAAACCGACCCGATTCGCGGCTTGTGGTTTGACGATCCACAACGTCCGGAGTGCAATAATTTGCTGACCCTGTACGCACTCCTGTCCGGGAAAAGCCGGGAAGCGGTTGCCGAAGAATGTAAGGACATGGGATGGGGTCAGTTCAAGCCGTTGTTGACCGAGGCGACTTTAGAAGCGCTCAAACCGATTCAGGAGAAATATAAGGAGGTCATGGGCGATCGCGCCTATCTCGAATCGGTGTTGCGAGAGGGACGGGAAAAAGCGGAGGCGATCGCCAATCCGACCCTCAATAAGGTGAAAGCGGCTTTGGGTTATTCGATGCCGTTATAACCCCCCCTGCGTTACTTCCACTCAGTTACACTCGCAAAAAGGAGACCGAAACTCGGAACGGGGCGATCGCGACGGGAGACAGGGAAGCTGCAACGCTCTCCCTGGCTTCGTTCTCGACAGCCTCAATCCATCACTTTATGGGATCTCGATGGCTGCCACACCATCGGGGTCGAACATTGACCACTGAAACATAACAACAAAACTATGACACAACAGCCTTTAGCGCGATCGCGCTTCCGTCTCGCCGTCGAAGCGCGAGAATTTTTAGTCACTGCCGAAGTGATGCCGCCCAAAGGTAGCGATGCCTCGCATACCGTGGAAATGGCGCGCCAACTCAAAGATTGGGTACACGCCGTCAACGTGACCGATGGCAGTCGGGCCGTGTTGCGGATGTCTCCCGTCGCCACTTCGGCGATTTTACTGCAACACGGTATCGAGCCGATCTGTCAAATTGCCTGTCGCGATCGCAACGCGATCGGTATTCAAGGGGATTTGATGGGCGCTCACGCCCTCGGCATTCGCAATATTTTAGCCTTGACTGGAGACCCGATTAAAGCAGGCGACCACCCGAAAGCCAAATCGGTGTTTGAACTCGAATCGGTGCGTCTGCTCAAATTGATTAAAAAACTCAATAGCGGTACGGATTTTAACGATAATCCCCTCACGGACTCTCCGACGGATTTATTTCCCGGTGCGGCAGTCGATCCGCAGTTAAAAAGCTGGTCGGGTCTCAAAAGTCGCTTTGAACGAAAACTGGAAGCGGGAGCGGAATTTTTCCAAAGTCAGATGATCTGCGATTTCGATCGCCTCGACAAGTTCATGAACGAAATTGCTTCGGGAACGGACAAGCCAATTCTCGCCGGAATCTTTTTACTCAAGTCGGCGAAAAATGCCGCCTTTATCAATCGTTGCGTTCCCGGCGTCCACATTTCCGACGAAACGATCGCCCGTTTGGCTGAGGCGAAACATCCCCTTCGCGAAGGCATGAAAATTGCGGCGGAACAGGTGCAACACGCGCGATCGATCTGTCATGGCGTTCACATGATGGCGGTTCGCCGAGAAGATTTGATCCCGGAAATTCTGGATATGGCTGGGGTCTCGGCCCTTACCCCTCAAGAAGCGAAAATCGCGGTTTAGAAGCGGCAGGCAACTGCACCCAAGGACACGCAACGATAGGCAACGAGCGATCGCGCATTTTTTCCGGATCGCGCCCTGTTGTTTCGGAATCTACACCGTGGTAGATGCACCCTGATGTCCAAACCCCCGGGTTCGTTCTGGGGGTTTTTTATTTTTTATTTCTTATTTTAGATTTTCGATCGGCCAAATGAAAACCATCCGGATGAGTGAGCAGATATCCGAATTCTCAATATAGATGCACCCTGATGTACCACCCCTGGCTAGCCAACCAGGGGTTTTTTTATTTTCGCTTTTAAAGTTTAGAGTTTAGATTTTCAATCGCTCAGATAAAAATTGTCCGGATCGGTGGGGGGCGATCGCGAAATCCCTAATAGATGCACCCTGATAGTCCACCCCCGGTCAGCCAACTGGGGGTTTTTTATTTTCGCTTTTAAAGTTTAGAGTTTAGATTTTCAATCGCTCAGATAAAAATTGTCCGGATCGGTGGGGGGCGATCGCGAAATCCCTAATAGATGCACCCTGATAGTCCACCCCCGGTCAGCCAACTGGGGGTTTTTTATTTTCGCTTTTAAAGTTTAGAGTTTAGATTTTCAATCGCTCAGATAAAAATTGTCCGGATCGGTGGGGGGCGATCGCGAAATCCCTAATAGATGCACCCTGATAGTCCACCCCCGGTCAGCCAACTGGGGGTTTTTTATTTTCGCTTTTAGCCTGTAAAGTTTAGATTTTAAATTGGTCAGATAAAAATTGTCCGGATCGGTGGGGGGCGATCGCCTCTCGTGAGGGTACGACACTGGGGATAACACCCTGAGAAAAAGCGCCGGACGAAGTATGCAGTCCGACGTCAAAAACAAGAGTTAAGCTAAAGATCGCGCGATCGGCTCGAAGAGTTCAAGCGACCTCAGAAGCCGAATCGGAACTGACCTCAGCATGTTCGACGCGGAAGACATTGGCGTAGAGATTCGCCATAATCTGCTTGCCTTCTTGAGTCAATCCCAAATATTTCAACGCATCGGTAATGTAAGGATAAACCCCATTCCAATAAAACTTGGCGTAGTTTTTACGCAAGTCATCCGGGTGACGGTATCCCAACGTTTTATTCGCTCCGGTTTCTTCAAATTCATAGAAGAGCGCGCCAATTTTTTGTAAATAACGCGGGTCGCTCAATTGTCCGATCAAATCCGCAGCGCGAACTAGTCCGGAATAATTGAAAGTATCCTTGTGATCTTCGTCCGCCGGAACGGGAAAACGAGTCAGTTCGATATTGCGTTTGATCGCTTCGGCATCGATCAGGCGATGACCGCCGAAACGTTCTTGAATGAACAATTTACCGCGATCGACGTGATAGGGGGTCAAACTGGCGTCGGTCGCGCCGACGGGGACGGTGACTTTCATGCCATCACGACCCGTGGCGTACAAGTTTTCCTCGGCACGATCTTCCCTGCAAACGCCTTTGACGTAACCGATATCGTGGCAGAGCAAAGAAATAATCGCGTGTAGCCAATCTTCGCAAGAAACGCCGCCTTCGCGAATGTGTTTGCCGCGCAAGATTTCTTGACCGACTAAGGTGACGAGGATCGTATGTTCGACGTTGTGATATAAGGCGTCGCTATTGGCAATATTTTCCAGAGCCATATTGCCAGCCCAGGCGATAATATCGGCGTAGTCGGATTTGTAACCGCCGTAAGTTCGATGATAGCCCGCTTGGAGTTGTTGGACGAAAGCGTCGATCAGGAGTGCCGTGGAGTTAAACATTTCTATCTCACCCAAACTCAATTTTTAATCAATCCGATTTTAATCGACTCTTCAACGGCTTACATGAGGTGTGGGATACAGTATTGCGCTAGATCGGCGTTGAATTTTCGAGTCGAGATCCACCCCGATCGCGATCGGGCATTTTCCATCATTCCGATGAAAATTTCGAGCCGATCGCGTCGAGTTGGCAAAATCGGAAAAACGTTCTAGCGCTGGCCTGCGTTACAAACATAATTGAGGACTTTGCACCTCTCCCCTGTTCTAAATACTTTGATTATGCTGAAAATTTTCAAAAATTTCTGTGACGATCGTCAGAAAGGGGTTGGGACGAGATCACTCGGGGGTGCGATCTTTGTCGCTGACAAGATGCGATCGCCTTTGAGAAATGTTAGCATCGAGCGGATAAATCCGGGAGCGATCGCCGTCGCGAGCAACGTAGATCGACCTGGATCGGGGGCTTTACAAGCCTTGGCGATATTTTTGCAAGCGTTGGCGGTAAACGGTTTTCAACCGCGCGATCGCCCGCCGTCGGTCGCCATTGCCGACATCGAGCAAGGAAGGCCACACGGGAATTAATTCGAGAGCCGCCATATCGAACCAGCCCGCTTCTATATCTTCTAACACTTCGTACTCTTCCAACATGGCGATCGCCGCCCGATCTTGGTTTTCCGGGGAAAAATCCCGGGCGCCGATTTTGCGAGCCATGCGATCCCAGCTCGTACTGAGGAACTGATAGCGACCCGCCGCATCGGAACAGAGTTGGCGACCGTGGCGCCAACCGCATTTAATCTCTCGGGGGTGATCCTCGAAACTCTCGAAAGTCGTTCCCGTAAACTGCATTCGGTAAGCGTTCGGTCCTTCGGTTCCTTCGGCCCAAGCGAGCATGTCGAGAAATGCCTTAATATAAGCGACTTTCAGCGCCGAAATTCGTTCCGGGTCGTGGCGATCGTCTCGGGGTAGAACGTGCTTTCCCCATTCGCGAACCTCCTTTTCCGTCACCTCCGGGGGCGCTTCCTGACTCGGTAAGGCTTGAATGGTCGCTCCCAAGACTAGGGTACAGAGGGTGACGGCGATCGTGGCGGCGAGGGTGCGCCGACGGCGTTGCTGGCGCGATCGCGATCGCCCCTCCACGGTCGGCCAACTTTCGGCAGGTAAGATCTGGGACAAATAGCCAATTTGATAGCCGAAATCGAATAACGATCGCACGGCGATCGCCTTTTGGCTAATGATTTCCGGTCTTTGGCGGCGCGCCATCAAAAACTGCACGTAGCGGTGCAAATCTTCGACGGCGATCGCCCCTAGGGGTTTGCCGCACACCTGTAAAAACTGTTTCGCTAACAACCAATCGGCGCGCCGTTGTTTCGATGCTTTTTGGCGCACCCACAGTTGAATGAGTGCGACATCGGAATCGACGATCGGTCGGCGTGTGATTGGCGGTTGATTCATCTTGATTTGTTCGTGCAAGCGGCCCATTCTCATCGAGGCGGGCGATCGCCCCGAATCTTCCCCCTTCTCGAATTCTCTCCCCTTCGAGTAAATGTAAACTGGACTATCGAGGCATTTGCCCGTCCTTCTCGGACGCAAACCCGAAAGGGATCGACAATTTCCTATTTTACAGCGATTTTTAACCGTTTATTAAAGGATATCTTTACAAACGCGATCGCCCTTGGCTGACCCGACGGCGCGCGTTCGCCCCCTCAATCTTATCGGACGCCCGCCCCGCCACCGGATTCGGCTGACTCTTTTGGAGTGGCTAAGCGAACGCAGACGCGTCTGCGTTCGCCCCTTGCACTTCAGAAAAAATTGCGCCGATGATTTAGGATCGCTGTTAGAAAAGCGCTTTCCTTACCAACACCCCGATGAGCATCGTCACCCTGCAATCCGTTCAAAAAGACTTCGGTATCAAAGAAATCCTGCGAAATGCCAATTTCAGCCTCGGACCGACGGATAAAGTTGGGGCGATCGGCGTCAACGGGTCGGGAAAATCCACCTTACTCAAAATCCTAGCGGGAATCGAACCGATTGATGGGGGTCAACTGCTCGTCAATTCCGGCTTGAGAATTGTCTATTTGCCTCAAGACCCGGATTTAGACGAAAATCGCACGGTGTTAGAGCAAGTCTTTGCCGATAGCGGCGATCGCATGGCTTTAGTGCGGGAATACGAAGATTTAACTCACAAAATCGCGCGATCGCCCCAAGACGAAAAACTGATGTCCCGCCTGTCCGCCGTCATGCAACAAATGGAGGCATCCGGCGCCTGGGAACTCGAAACCCAAGCCAAAATTATCTTATCCAAACTCGGGATCGAAGACTTCGACGCCCAAATCGCCACCCTGTCCGGCGGATATCGCAAGCGGATCGCGATCGCCGCCGCCTTATTATGCGATCCCGACGTGCTCCTCATGGACGAACCCACCAACCATCTCGACGCGATCTCCGTCGAATGGCTACAAAGTTACCTCAACACCTTTCGCGGCGCCATCCTCCTCGTCACTCACGACCGCTACTTTCTCGATCGCGTCACCAATCGTATCGTCGAAGTCGATCGCGGCGACCTCTACACCTACGACGGTAACTATTCCTATTACCTCGAAAAGAAAGCCCTCGCCGAAGACGTCGCCGCCAGCCAACAACGCAAACATTACGGCGTTTTACGGCGAGAACTCGAATGGCTCAAACGCGGACCGAAAGCGCGCAGTACCAAACAAAAAGCCCGCATCGATCGCATTCACGAAATGCAGGATACCGAGTTTAAAGAAAGCCTCGGTAAAGTCGAAATTTCCACCCCCAGCCGCCGAATTGGCAAAAAAGTGATCGAGCTTGAAAATATCTCTAAATCTTACGGCGATCGTCTCTTAGTCCGCGACTTCACTTATAAATTCACCCCGGAAGATCGCGTCGGTATTATTGGCGGAAATGGCGTCGGAAAATCCACCCTCCTCAACTTAATTACCGGACGCCTCGAACCCGATATCGGAAAAGTTGAAATTGGCAGCACCATTCACATCGGTTACTTCGACCAACATAGCGAACCGCTTCAAGACGCCATGAACGAAAATCAGCGCGTCATCGACTATTTAAAAGAAGAAGCCGAATATGTCCAAACCGCCGATGGAACTCGGATTAGTGCCTCCCAAATGCTCGAACGGTTCCTGTTTCCTCCCGAACGGCAATATTTACCTTTACACAAACTTTCCGGCGGCGAAAAACGGCGGTTATTTCTATTGCGCGTCCTCATGAGTGCGCCCAATGTTTTGATTCTGGACGAACCAACCAACGATCTCGACGTCCAAACGTTAGCGGTTTTAGAAGACTATCTCGAAGACTTCAACGGTTGCGCGATCGTCGTTTCCCACGATCGCTATTTCCTCGATCGCACTATCAACACCGTTTTCTCTTTTGAAGGGAACGGACAGATCCGTAAATATCCCGGAAACTATTCGATTTATCTCGATTTCAAGCAAGAAGAAGAACGAGAAGCGGCGAAACAAGCTGAACGGGAACAAGAGAAGGAAAAACCGACCGCCGAAAATGGCAAAGTTGAAAAATCACCGCGCTTGTCTTGGGATAAAAATCGCCAGCGAAAATTGTCCTCTAAAGAGCGCAGAGAATATGAAGGTTTGGAAAGAAAAATCGCCGAGATGGAGGAAGAAAAAGAAGAATTAGAAAAATCTTTATACAATGCCAAACCCGGCGCCGTCACTGAAGTGCAGAAAATGCACGCGCAACTCGAACAGTTAAGCGAGGCGATCGAATCTGCAATGGAACGCTGGATGGAACTGGCAGAAATTGATTCTTAATGCTCCTAAAAAGGTGGGAAAACTCGCGATCGGTTATTCGGTTATGAGGACTAAAACGGGAATTTACCCACCCTTTTCTGACTCGTTATT from Oxynema aestuarii AP17 harbors:
- a CDS encoding glycoside hydrolase family 24 protein, whose product is MNQPPITRRPIVDSDVALIQLWVRQKASKQRRADWLLAKQFLQVCGKPLGAIAVEDLHRYVQFLMARRQRPEIISQKAIAVRSLFDFGYQIGYLSQILPAESWPTVEGRSRSRQQRRRRTLAATIAVTLCTLVLGATIQALPSQEAPPEVTEKEVREWGKHVLPRDDRHDPERISALKVAYIKAFLDMLAWAEGTEGPNAYRMQFTGTTFESFEDHPREIKCGWRHGRQLCSDAAGRYQFLSTSWDRMARKIGARDFSPENQDRAAIAMLEEYEVLEDIEAGWFDMAALELIPVWPSLLDVGNGDRRRAIARLKTVYRQRLQKYRQGL
- a CDS encoding ABC transporter ATP-binding protein, which gives rise to MSIVTLQSVQKDFGIKEILRNANFSLGPTDKVGAIGVNGSGKSTLLKILAGIEPIDGGQLLVNSGLRIVYLPQDPDLDENRTVLEQVFADSGDRMALVREYEDLTHKIARSPQDEKLMSRLSAVMQQMEASGAWELETQAKIILSKLGIEDFDAQIATLSGGYRKRIAIAAALLCDPDVLLMDEPTNHLDAISVEWLQSYLNTFRGAILLVTHDRYFLDRVTNRIVEVDRGDLYTYDGNYSYYLEKKALAEDVAASQQRKHYGVLRRELEWLKRGPKARSTKQKARIDRIHEMQDTEFKESLGKVEISTPSRRIGKKVIELENISKSYGDRLLVRDFTYKFTPEDRVGIIGGNGVGKSTLLNLITGRLEPDIGKVEIGSTIHIGYFDQHSEPLQDAMNENQRVIDYLKEEAEYVQTADGTRISASQMLERFLFPPERQYLPLHKLSGGEKRRLFLLRVLMSAPNVLILDEPTNDLDVQTLAVLEDYLEDFNGCAIVVSHDRYFLDRTINTVFSFEGNGQIRKYPGNYSIYLDFKQEEEREAAKQAEREQEKEKPTAENGKVEKSPRLSWDKNRQRKLSSKERREYEGLERKIAEMEEEKEELEKSLYNAKPGAVTEVQKMHAQLEQLSEAIESAMERWMELAEIDS